One Halodesulfovibrio sp. genomic window carries:
- a CDS encoding type II secretory pathway component PulD-like protein gives MKKISFLVLSIVLLGCTAFLGGCALNSASAPQTRIQTQAQQVKLNVQPQTVNVVHQAYLGADPVELKGAGLPSLFEQRITLRRSGTLPQLINAIQELVPLGIKYSTDNTAAGDAESTSAKADTMTLTYSGTVENLFNTIGQHFGQSWEYRNGVVEFSYLRVKTFTLFTSPSEIGYEGVITNKTEARSDESSGSSSQTAQTSKNRYKADMWVECKTGIESMLSKRGSVSMSKASGTITVTDTAPVLDRIEKYISSINAKLGKQVALSVHVWSLEMSDTTDAGLNLKALLETSGVNVVSSVVNPYQLVEGASTLTATILGNGILSGSEAVLRALKQNGRTTLLTSGSGISMNNQILPVQVDRRIAYLAGTKTTSTNESTSTELTPGEVTPGFAMGVIPHILDRRRVILQCSVSLSSLDKLVEFSSNDQTIQLPQMSTRSFAQQFSMNMGETLVLGGFEQESATDSEGFNLLSAGGSSQNVKRIIVITVEVESAGDLNA, from the coding sequence ATGAAGAAGATCTCTTTTCTTGTCCTGAGCATTGTCCTTCTCGGGTGTACCGCCTTCCTCGGGGGCTGCGCCCTGAACAGCGCCAGCGCACCGCAGACACGTATTCAGACGCAGGCACAGCAGGTTAAGCTGAACGTACAGCCGCAGACGGTCAATGTCGTGCATCAGGCATACCTCGGCGCTGATCCGGTCGAACTCAAAGGCGCAGGGCTGCCCTCTCTCTTTGAACAGCGCATCACTCTGCGCCGCTCCGGAACACTTCCGCAGCTCATCAATGCGATTCAGGAACTGGTGCCGCTCGGCATCAAATATTCCACGGACAACACTGCTGCCGGTGATGCAGAGTCAACATCCGCTAAAGCCGACACCATGACACTGACGTATTCAGGCACGGTAGAGAATCTATTCAACACCATCGGGCAGCACTTCGGCCAGAGCTGGGAGTACCGCAACGGCGTTGTGGAATTCTCCTACCTGCGCGTGAAGACATTCACCCTGTTCACTTCACCAAGTGAAATAGGATATGAAGGCGTCATCACCAACAAGACCGAAGCGCGTTCCGACGAAAGCTCCGGCTCCTCTTCCCAGACAGCACAGACAAGCAAGAACCGCTACAAGGCAGACATGTGGGTTGAATGCAAGACAGGCATCGAGTCCATGCTCTCAAAGCGCGGCTCTGTTTCCATGAGCAAGGCAAGCGGCACGATCACTGTCACTGACACAGCGCCGGTGCTTGACCGTATCGAAAAATACATCAGCAGCATCAACGCTAAGCTCGGCAAACAGGTCGCGCTGAGTGTGCATGTCTGGTCGCTGGAAATGTCTGACACAACCGACGCAGGACTAAACCTTAAAGCTTTACTTGAAACATCCGGCGTTAACGTTGTCTCCAGTGTTGTGAACCCGTACCAGCTTGTTGAAGGCGCAAGCACCCTCACAGCAACAATCCTCGGTAACGGCATTCTGTCCGGCTCTGAAGCGGTGTTGCGGGCATTAAAGCAGAACGGGCGCACTACGCTGCTCACCTCCGGCAGCGGCATCAGTATGAACAACCAGATCCTTCCAGTGCAGGTTGACCGCCGTATCGCCTACCTTGCCGGTACCAAAACAACCAGCACAAACGAAAGCACCAGTACCGAACTCACCCCCGGAGAAGTGACACCCGGCTTTGCCATGGGCGTTATCCCACACATCCTCGACCGCCGTCGTGTGATCTTACAGTGCAGTGTGTCGCTCTCTTCTCTCGACAAGCTTGTGGAGTTCTCCAGTAATGACCAGACAATTCAGCTGCCGCAAATGTCCACACGCTCATTTGCCCAGCAGTTCAGCATGAACATGGGTGAAACTCTGGTTCTCGGTGGATTCGAGCAGGAAAGCGCCACAGACTCGGAAGGGTTCAACCTACTGTCGGCCGGAGGCAGCTCCCAGAATGTTAAGCGCATCATCGTTATTACGGTCGAAGTAGAATCTGCCGGAGACCTCAATGCATAG
- a CDS encoding type II secretion system F family protein, with the protein MLNPSMVMKLAVLFGFRHSTRRKVYQKLSAMTGNGLGLEATLQLLHERAAEHRQLHALILQEAHSRMLTGGTLATALEGSIPEEEFMLIKSGVNSGDIPHSLELCSKLIVLKNKIKTAVQEALFEPILLLCLITLLFLIVSRVVVPQLSLITDPSTWNGAAAAMYQLSEFIDSPVGIIILTGIFALLVTVFATLPSFTGKARTVCDRIAPWSIYRLIHGAIWLFTLATLLKASIQLNNILEEGIRSSQSSPWLKERLRAVHAQLSIGKNLGRALLDAGYNFPAKDIVEDLFIYAELPGFHERLYSISEEWLEEGIERIQYTCKTLNLILKLSIGLIIGFIVLFTTTFYQQLGNIAG; encoded by the coding sequence ATGCTGAATCCGTCCATGGTAATGAAGCTGGCAGTTCTGTTCGGCTTCCGTCACAGCACACGGCGCAAAGTGTACCAGAAACTTTCTGCAATGACAGGCAACGGCCTCGGCCTTGAGGCAACTCTGCAACTACTGCATGAACGCGCGGCAGAGCACCGGCAGCTGCATGCCCTCATTCTGCAGGAAGCACACTCACGTATGCTCACCGGCGGAACGCTGGCAACAGCTCTTGAAGGCTCTATTCCCGAAGAAGAGTTCATGCTGATAAAAAGCGGCGTGAACAGCGGGGATATTCCTCATTCTCTGGAGTTATGCAGCAAGCTTATAGTTCTGAAAAACAAGATCAAGACCGCAGTACAGGAAGCTCTTTTTGAGCCAATCCTACTGCTCTGCCTGATCACGCTTCTGTTCCTCATCGTTTCCCGCGTTGTTGTGCCGCAGTTAAGCCTCATTACCGACCCGTCAACGTGGAACGGCGCAGCTGCTGCAATGTATCAACTGTCAGAATTCATTGATTCTCCGGTCGGCATTATCATTCTGACGGGCATCTTCGCCCTGCTGGTCACAGTGTTCGCTACGCTTCCCTCATTTACGGGCAAAGCACGGACTGTCTGCGACCGTATCGCCCCGTGGTCAATCTATCGTCTTATCCACGGAGCAATATGGCTATTCACACTGGCCACGCTTCTCAAAGCAAGCATACAGCTAAACAACATCCTTGAAGAAGGTATTCGCTCTTCACAATCAAGCCCATGGCTTAAAGAACGTCTGCGGGCAGTTCATGCCCAGCTTTCAATAGGTAAAAATCTCGGTCGGGCATTGCTCGATGCCGGATACAACTTTCCGGCCAAGGATATCGTCGAAGATTTATTCATCTACGCCGAACTGCCGGGGTTCCATGAACGCCTCTACTCCATTTCTGAAGAATGGCTGGAGGAAGGCATAGAGCGCATCCAGTACACCTGTAAGACACTAAACCTTATTCTGAAGCTCAGTATCGGATTGATCATCGGATTTATTGTTCTTTTCACCACCACTTTTTACCAACAACTCGGCAACATTGCCGGATAG
- a CDS encoding type 4 pilus major pilin: MFTPEEQIKHIENYEDLQRRQGGWTMVEIVIALIIGLVALASIGLGVASALENMKIGDTESEISTLRMQTKQLYKSSPDYTGLNNAIAEKAGVIPDSMLKSNGIRNSWNGNVSVVTGDDPNTFVLTLEAIPLNACVKLATFQNGSWKEVSVNGSSISQDNIVSEAAGQCDDENTLAFTSD, translated from the coding sequence ATGTTTACCCCGGAAGAACAAATTAAACACATTGAAAATTACGAAGACCTGCAGCGCCGCCAGGGTGGCTGGACAATGGTTGAGATTGTTATCGCGTTAATTATCGGACTAGTTGCACTTGCCAGCATTGGATTGGGAGTAGCAAGCGCACTGGAAAACATGAAAATCGGCGATACAGAAAGTGAAATCTCAACGCTACGTATGCAGACGAAACAGCTTTACAAATCCTCTCCAGACTACACAGGGCTGAACAACGCCATTGCGGAAAAAGCAGGTGTTATTCCTGACAGCATGCTGAAGAGCAACGGCATCCGTAACAGCTGGAACGGCAATGTAAGCGTGGTTACAGGCGATGACCCGAACACATTTGTTCTTACTCTTGAAGCAATCCCGCTCAATGCCTGCGTAAAACTGGCAACCTTCCAGAACGGTTCATGGAAAGAAGTTTCTGTTAACGGCAGTAGTATCAGTCAGGATAATATTGTCTCTGAAGCGGCCGGACAGTGCGATGATGAAAACACTCTCGCCTTCACTTCCGACTAG
- a CDS encoding TcpQ domain-containing protein, which yields MISQSLRRTVLLTLALALLSGCATKARVPSMDSWNSYNGMANIPDEAQETLAQLTAQKIADRYPPGRTTVGLHYKDDFGDHLENALREKGFSISGDEADTDVLQCSYIMDSIITSETAASEEQSGYLRLKFSDGYSVAHLYTYSPEAGFAEKGVATSTEAFFAFVGSQSAVIDTGEEEGTKTWGIKKGSLKKQLKHWAQSAGYQLVWKAKHDFQMQADARFKDTFTGAVKRLVTRMNRTGNALRVTIYQQNSVLEVRED from the coding sequence ATGATTTCTCAATCTCTACGCCGCACCGTACTGCTCACTCTGGCTCTGGCGCTGCTCTCCGGTTGTGCGACAAAAGCACGGGTTCCTTCCATGGATTCATGGAACTCCTACAACGGCATGGCCAACATTCCGGACGAAGCACAGGAAACACTGGCGCAGCTCACAGCACAGAAAATTGCCGACCGCTACCCTCCGGGCCGGACAACTGTCGGGCTGCACTACAAAGATGACTTCGGCGACCATCTGGAAAACGCGCTACGTGAGAAAGGCTTTTCCATCTCCGGAGATGAAGCGGACACGGATGTCCTCCAGTGCTCCTACATCATGGACAGCATCATCACATCGGAAACCGCAGCTTCTGAAGAACAGTCTGGCTACCTGCGGCTGAAGTTTTCAGACGGCTACAGCGTTGCTCATCTGTACACCTACTCCCCTGAAGCGGGCTTTGCAGAAAAAGGTGTCGCTACCAGCACAGAGGCATTCTTTGCGTTTGTCGGCTCACAAAGCGCGGTCATTGATACCGGCGAGGAAGAAGGCACAAAAACATGGGGCATCAAAAAAGGCAGCCTCAAAAAGCAACTTAAACACTGGGCGCAAAGTGCCGGATACCAGCTTGTCTGGAAGGCCAAACATGATTTCCAGATGCAGGCGGATGCCAGATTCAAAGACACCTTCACCGGTGCCGTTAAACGCCTTGTTACCCGCATGAACCGCACGGGGAATGCTCTTCGCGTGACGATTTACCAGCAGAACTCAGTTCTGGAAGTACGGGAGGATTAG
- the pilM gene encoding type IV pilus biogenesis protein PilM — MKALAVLTFLLGVLALTQSIIPYGQDQDADNAMATNYAVYRNQVIHYAVKHPSSTGILSTAALGLPVHWRALRDWKNRIVGNHVYVYGEASAYEATAIQSLFKGSFAVGVKKAGRLESINGSGTALPAFIPENNIVTVIIRRPHVHP, encoded by the coding sequence ATGAAGGCACTGGCTGTGCTGACGTTCCTTCTCGGTGTGCTTGCCCTTACGCAATCCATCATCCCTTACGGGCAAGACCAGGATGCTGATAACGCAATGGCGACCAACTATGCCGTCTACCGCAATCAGGTCATTCACTATGCAGTGAAGCATCCGTCCAGCACCGGAATACTCTCTACAGCCGCGCTCGGCCTACCAGTTCACTGGCGGGCTTTGCGCGACTGGAAAAACCGCATCGTCGGCAATCACGTCTACGTCTACGGCGAAGCCTCTGCATACGAGGCCACAGCTATCCAGTCTCTCTTTAAAGGCAGCTTTGCCGTCGGAGTTAAAAAAGCCGGACGACTGGAATCCATCAACGGCTCCGGAACAGCGCTGCCCGCTTTTATTCCGGAAAATAACATTGTCACTGTCATTATACGGAGGCCGCATGTCCACCCGTAA
- a CDS encoding ATPase, T2SS/T4P/T4SS family produces MRLSEISFSNILLFNSGRFVFISEQDFIEYNADDEQLKEDVASLAQAIAQTRQENEQARSFSVAVENYNYNVVCIERSKPEDTIFTITKGEPIIQLPENAPVSLNNLKFSDILLHNGEGTYMRGLQGFDRQVLSPPEEVHGEIEELRDIVNAEFEKHHRRSFRIEFKERSYRVSVFDGVASGNGHAFSLRKGVDAVPDLETLGIPKVLTDWLINPRQKKGLILFSGAQASGKTTSAASFIKKRLEEFGGHGLSIEMPAEMPLGGKHGESGSCWQCDLESEEELKPVLQVSHRSTADIIFIGEVLGRITASELLRISLSSNRQIIVSTIHGTSICAALDRLLTWAREELGEAAALNLSDSLLAVIHQELVPSDDKKSWKVTTPEFLLLSDKSQNIRSVIRKNDHSALQDIILEQENNVMFSKSTEDI; encoded by the coding sequence ATGCGTCTAAGTGAAATCTCATTTTCCAATATCCTGCTGTTCAACTCAGGACGCTTCGTATTCATCAGTGAACAGGATTTCATTGAATACAACGCCGACGATGAGCAGCTTAAAGAGGATGTGGCTTCGCTGGCTCAGGCCATTGCACAGACACGGCAGGAGAACGAGCAGGCACGCTCTTTCTCTGTTGCCGTGGAGAACTACAACTATAACGTTGTCTGCATTGAACGCAGCAAGCCTGAAGACACCATATTCACCATTACCAAGGGGGAGCCGATCATTCAACTCCCCGAAAATGCACCGGTAAGTCTCAATAACCTGAAGTTCTCGGATATCCTTCTGCATAACGGGGAAGGAACCTACATGCGCGGTCTGCAAGGGTTCGACAGGCAGGTTCTGTCGCCTCCTGAAGAAGTGCACGGCGAAATTGAAGAACTCAGAGACATTGTCAATGCAGAGTTTGAAAAGCACCACCGGCGCTCGTTCCGGATTGAGTTTAAAGAGCGATCCTACAGGGTTTCCGTCTTTGACGGCGTTGCCAGCGGGAACGGTCACGCATTCTCACTGCGTAAAGGTGTTGATGCAGTGCCTGATCTGGAAACACTCGGTATCCCTAAAGTGCTTACAGACTGGCTTATCAACCCCAGACAGAAAAAAGGACTCATTCTGTTCTCCGGTGCTCAGGCTTCCGGAAAAACCACTTCTGCTGCGTCCTTCATCAAGAAGCGTCTGGAAGAGTTCGGCGGCCACGGACTGAGTATTGAAATGCCCGCAGAAATGCCGCTTGGCGGTAAGCATGGTGAAAGCGGTAGTTGCTGGCAGTGCGATCTTGAAAGTGAAGAGGAGTTAAAACCTGTTTTACAGGTGTCCCACCGTTCAACCGCCGACATTATCTTCATCGGTGAAGTGCTCGGCCGAATCACAGCAAGTGAGCTGCTCAGGATCAGCCTCAGCTCAAACAGGCAGATTATTGTCAGTACCATCCACGGCACCAGCATCTGCGCTGCGCTCGACAGACTGCTGACATGGGCGCGGGAAGAACTCGGCGAAGCTGCGGCACTGAATCTTTCTGATTCTCTGCTTGCAGTTATCCATCAGGAGCTTGTCCCGTCCGATGACAAAAAGAGCTGGAAAGTGACCACGCCGGAGTTCCTTCTTCTGTCTGACAAATCCCAGAACATCCGTTCTGTCATACGTAAAAACGATCACTCCGCGTTGCAGGACATCATTCTGGAGCAGGAAAACAACGTCATGTTCTCTAAATCAACGGAGGATATATGA
- a CDS encoding ATPase, T2SS/T4P/T4SS family, translating into MQEAQKVSMHNDTLPECLRGKVIIADGAVYYSNDIPEDDHELRAVISYARRKGIEDTKPLPTKDFARFYNENSKAVSESEVQEMGKNLIQTAHEAGASDIHIADHGSFSTIRTRNLGMMEDSGTLPAKVGEDLIRTIYNTMTQGADSSFSETERQDGRMKREYLPKEVHSVRVHTEPIQSLMASGDKGTFMALRLLYDITGVSGSLEERFTALGYLPEHIAIFRYLSNRSGMTIFSGPTGSGKTTAYKHYLESGADENRDKAFMSIEDPPEYPMERVNQVHVGGQTHDSFKRAIEGAMRSDPDFIGIGEIRNGLTALAALDAAQTGHSLLTSIHASSALDIISRLAGLLSEAGKDHPRELICDHSVCAGLVHQRLVPILCPECKMPLTEYRDMDRNNIMRRKNLPEPVLKRLLKAVDMKNRMESIYIRGEGCEYCNNKGFHKQTVVAEVIATDHALLTHLRNNDFSSAHKHWTEEQNGKSFVQHAIQLIEDGQLDPLETEKKLGLPLNYDKVFSNYRLTASDLEQISGQGN; encoded by the coding sequence ATGCAAGAAGCTCAGAAAGTATCAATGCATAACGACACGCTGCCGGAATGCCTTCGGGGGAAGGTCATCATAGCCGACGGTGCAGTCTATTACTCAAACGATATTCCGGAAGACGACCACGAACTGCGCGCCGTTATCAGTTACGCCCGGCGTAAAGGAATTGAAGACACAAAACCTCTGCCGACAAAAGACTTTGCCAGATTCTACAACGAAAACAGCAAAGCTGTCAGTGAGAGTGAGGTTCAGGAAATGGGGAAAAACCTTATTCAAACAGCTCACGAGGCCGGCGCTTCGGATATCCACATAGCCGACCACGGTTCATTCAGCACCATCCGTACACGTAATCTGGGGATGATGGAGGACTCCGGAACACTGCCGGCCAAGGTCGGGGAAGACCTGATCAGAACCATCTACAACACCATGACACAGGGAGCCGACTCTTCTTTCAGTGAAACAGAAAGACAGGACGGACGCATGAAGCGAGAATATCTTCCGAAAGAAGTACATTCTGTGCGTGTTCACACAGAGCCTATCCAGTCTCTCATGGCATCCGGCGACAAAGGCACTTTCATGGCTCTGCGCCTGCTGTACGACATTACCGGCGTGTCAGGTTCACTGGAAGAACGCTTTACAGCTCTGGGCTACCTGCCGGAGCATATCGCTATTTTCCGCTACCTCAGCAACCGTTCCGGCATGACTATTTTCTCCGGCCCGACCGGCAGCGGCAAAACAACTGCGTATAAGCATTATCTGGAAAGCGGTGCTGACGAGAACAGAGACAAGGCGTTCATGTCCATTGAAGATCCTCCGGAATATCCAATGGAACGGGTCAATCAGGTGCACGTCGGCGGCCAGACGCATGACAGCTTCAAGCGCGCTATTGAAGGTGCCATGCGTTCAGACCCTGACTTCATCGGTATCGGCGAAATTCGTAACGGATTAACCGCCCTTGCCGCGCTTGATGCAGCTCAGACCGGACACAGCCTGCTGACTTCCATCCATGCCTCCAGTGCTCTTGATATCATCTCCCGACTGGCCGGCCTGTTGAGCGAAGCAGGAAAAGATCATCCGAGAGAACTCATCTGCGATCACTCAGTTTGCGCAGGGCTGGTTCACCAGCGCCTTGTGCCTATCCTTTGTCCGGAGTGCAAAATGCCGCTCACCGAGTACCGCGACATGGACAGGAACAACATTATGCGCCGTAAAAACCTTCCGGAGCCGGTGCTTAAGCGTCTGCTCAAGGCTGTAGATATGAAGAACCGCATGGAATCAATCTATATCCGCGGTGAAGGCTGCGAATACTGCAACAATAAAGGATTCCATAAACAGACTGTTGTTGCGGAAGTCATTGCGACTGACCATGCCCTGCTTACGCATCTGCGTAACAACGACTTCAGTAGCGCCCACAAGCACTGGACTGAGGAGCAGAACGGCAAAAGCTTTGTACAGCACGCTATTCAGCTTATTGAAGACGGCCAGCTCGACCCGCTTGAAACTGAAAAGAAGCTCGGCCTGCCGCTGAACTACGACAAGGTATTCAGCAATTACAGGCTTACTGCTTCCGATCTGGAGCAAATCTCCGGACAGGGAAACTAA
- the pilO2 gene encoding type 4b pilus protein PilO2 yields the protein MQHITTRAASIPESNFNCVAIRRDQFGLGKAEGKTKHVPSLICALVKRSHPTWVGRMLLEASNGQLVWWVCAIKNGRIYADGDAVFLSKEEAEKRLQEHKSFFDWPTDATLEAELIAEGKLPYEVLTETVEETREQLSGLIKPAEKLRPLEQRSLHPIFYWLLLILLCGAGFKAYEEYHSEQLRKAARAQRLALEQTAEKTLAEIRNAPEQFFNRYWQSQPQAKKAALLCISSIKGLPLYSNGWELSAVTCTNAGTSWNLLSEWQYSPAASFTRLPSVSDSVRLGKDPKKAFASSRLTLAAERPPAALITKADARSRLFQLAAAAEAVASLSWSPPEVHVEKPVLGKPVTFPAPWQKADWTLTRVPFSALAPDALPEQLNAIPGVVISSVSYSRNQWKLSGEIYAVR from the coding sequence ATGCAGCACATCACGACGCGTGCTGCCAGTATTCCGGAAAGTAACTTCAACTGCGTTGCAATCCGGCGTGACCAATTCGGTCTGGGTAAAGCAGAAGGCAAGACTAAACATGTTCCTTCTCTTATCTGCGCTCTGGTCAAACGCTCCCATCCTACGTGGGTCGGGCGCATGCTACTTGAAGCCAGCAACGGTCAGCTTGTGTGGTGGGTGTGCGCAATAAAAAATGGGCGCATCTACGCTGACGGGGACGCTGTGTTCCTCAGTAAAGAAGAAGCTGAAAAGCGCCTTCAGGAACACAAGTCATTCTTTGACTGGCCCACAGACGCAACACTGGAAGCAGAGCTGATTGCAGAAGGTAAGCTTCCATATGAAGTGCTGACTGAAACAGTGGAGGAAACGCGAGAACAGCTCTCCGGACTCATCAAGCCGGCCGAGAAGCTGCGCCCACTCGAGCAGCGTTCGTTGCATCCTATATTCTACTGGCTGCTTCTTATTCTGCTCTGCGGTGCCGGCTTCAAAGCGTATGAAGAATATCACAGTGAACAGCTGCGTAAAGCCGCACGGGCGCAGCGTCTTGCTCTCGAGCAGACAGCAGAAAAAACTTTGGCTGAAATCCGGAACGCTCCGGAACAGTTCTTCAACCGGTACTGGCAATCGCAGCCACAGGCAAAGAAGGCCGCTCTTCTGTGCATCTCATCAATAAAGGGATTGCCGCTTTACAGCAACGGCTGGGAACTCTCCGCCGTCACCTGCACCAACGCAGGAACCAGCTGGAACCTCCTTTCCGAATGGCAGTACAGTCCGGCCGCAAGCTTCACGCGCCTGCCGTCTGTCTCTGACTCCGTCCGCCTTGGGAAAGACCCGAAAAAAGCATTCGCATCGAGCAGACTGACGCTGGCCGCAGAGCGCCCGCCCGCAGCGCTGATCACAAAGGCGGATGCACGCAGCAGGCTCTTTCAGCTCGCGGCAGCCGCAGAAGCCGTCGCATCACTTTCATGGAGTCCTCCGGAAGTGCATGTTGAAAAGCCTGTTCTCGGAAAGCCGGTAACGTTTCCGGCTCCATGGCAGAAGGCGGACTGGACACTCACGCGTGTTCCCTTCTCCGCCCTTGCTCCGGATGCACTTCCGGAACAGCTGAATGCAATACCGGGTGTTGTCATTTCATCCGTATCTTATTCCCGAAACCAATGGAAACTATCAGGAGAAATCTATGCAGTTCGTTAA
- the trbG gene encoding P-type conjugative transfer protein TrbG, protein MNLSKPYILGGLLSLYLISGITPPVLAEQLLQKSPPAVTLPPLDQLPPPQKTQGLANKYFAPERTASSDAGQYGYVANSPADIGAMYLEPLPEFLSKSTVKLMPKEMKAVDLSTRWMNRNVAPYMNSQGKLVYTFGTTLPTVVCSPLMGADIEMQEGEQIRDVILGDTGRWRYKITKSGMAGRERLHVIIKPIDNGLVTTVVIPTSRRVYHIKLVSDAKKYTPYVGFAYPDEQRRIMQLQTAKQKQQQAWKTARTTKGASIDLSTLDFGYDVTGKARWKPLQVYNDGTRTIIRLPKEAAQSDLPVLLVQKAGQEALVNYRVRTKGKSTSLIVDEIFEEAMLIAGVGSKQQKIEISKQEEE, encoded by the coding sequence ATGAATTTGTCGAAACCCTACATTCTAGGGGGTCTGCTTTCGCTTTACCTAATTTCAGGGATTACGCCCCCTGTTTTAGCAGAGCAACTCCTTCAGAAAAGCCCGCCAGCGGTGACTTTACCACCGCTGGATCAACTTCCACCGCCGCAAAAAACGCAAGGGCTGGCGAACAAGTATTTTGCTCCGGAACGTACCGCGTCTTCCGATGCAGGACAGTACGGATACGTTGCAAACTCACCTGCTGATATCGGCGCAATGTACTTGGAGCCACTCCCGGAATTTCTCAGCAAATCAACCGTGAAGTTGATGCCAAAAGAGATGAAAGCTGTGGATCTTTCAACCCGCTGGATGAACCGGAATGTAGCTCCCTACATGAATAGTCAGGGCAAGCTTGTGTATACGTTCGGAACCACCCTTCCCACTGTTGTGTGCTCCCCTCTCATGGGAGCTGACATCGAGATGCAAGAAGGCGAACAAATACGTGATGTCATTCTCGGTGATACGGGGCGCTGGCGTTACAAAATTACAAAGTCCGGCATGGCTGGACGTGAACGTCTTCACGTCATCATTAAGCCAATCGACAATGGGCTGGTCACGACAGTTGTAATCCCCACAAGCCGCCGAGTGTATCACATCAAACTTGTGTCAGACGCAAAGAAATACACACCGTATGTGGGGTTTGCGTATCCAGATGAACAACGCCGCATCATGCAATTGCAGACTGCAAAACAAAAACAACAGCAGGCATGGAAAACAGCTCGAACAACCAAGGGCGCTTCGATTGATTTATCCACGCTGGACTTCGGGTACGACGTAACCGGAAAAGCACGCTGGAAGCCGCTGCAAGTCTACAATGACGGAACCCGCACCATCATACGTCTGCCGAAGGAAGCTGCACAGAGCGACCTGCCGGTACTACTGGTGCAGAAAGCCGGACAGGAAGCACTTGTGAACTACCGCGTCCGCACCAAAGGAAAAAGCACGAGTCTCATTGTGGATGAAATATTCGAAGAAGCCATGCTCATCGCGGGCGTTGGCTCCAAACAGCAAAAAATTGAAATCTCCAAGCAGGAGGAAGAATGA
- the pilV gene encoding shufflon system plasmid conjugative transfer pilus tip adhesin PilV, translating to MMLPMLTQLIDDSLERIRQRAVATHLSSVVAAVSKYTKEHYAELAATASATQGTEVDFATLRTEGFLTDTFNSVNPWGQTYKVFVFEPAQGSLQPVVLTYGGRTYSPDSPKFANTTVPATAALSGGDAGFIPTGTLPGQSNEELRGIYSGWVFPLAGTNVPVPEPGHIGAMVFMDDRDIRQDYLYRFEIPGKPELNEMYTELDMTDHAIRNVDEVQFTKHDTLPADFCNSPEDEGRVFLHNDYGLYLCRDQKAQTVADTGNTDLVRTTALAANGDRFKKPECPEGTNTAPAIFVSPTIVAEKALAKPIVTFQSWSLDLGDEWEVKLRVKTDEDEGYQFPTSNYARMNVQTFCAKEANN from the coding sequence ATGATGCTGCCTATGCTCACCCAGCTTATTGATGACAGCCTTGAACGGATAAGGCAGCGGGCTGTAGCAACCCACCTTTCCAGCGTTGTGGCGGCTGTCTCCAAGTACACCAAAGAACACTACGCGGAGCTGGCTGCCACAGCTTCTGCAACTCAGGGTACTGAAGTAGATTTCGCCACTCTCCGGACGGAAGGTTTCCTCACGGATACGTTTAACAGCGTCAACCCTTGGGGGCAGACATACAAAGTATTCGTTTTTGAGCCGGCACAAGGCTCGTTGCAGCCAGTAGTGCTCACATACGGCGGCCGTACATATTCACCGGACAGTCCCAAATTCGCCAACACAACAGTACCGGCAACAGCAGCGCTTTCCGGCGGTGATGCCGGCTTTATTCCGACAGGCACACTACCTGGTCAAAGCAACGAAGAGTTACGCGGAATTTACAGTGGATGGGTCTTTCCCCTTGCCGGCACCAACGTTCCGGTACCGGAACCGGGACACATCGGGGCAATGGTCTTCATGGACGACAGAGATATCCGGCAGGACTATCTTTACCGCTTTGAAATACCGGGCAAGCCGGAACTCAACGAGATGTACACCGAACTGGACATGACCGACCACGCCATACGCAATGTTGATGAAGTCCAGTTCACAAAACACGACACGCTGCCGGCAGACTTCTGCAACTCTCCGGAGGATGAAGGCCGCGTATTCCTCCACAACGATTATGGCCTCTATCTTTGCCGCGATCAAAAAGCGCAGACCGTGGCAGACACTGGCAATACAGATCTTGTTCGTACCACAGCGCTTGCTGCAAACGGCGACCGGTTCAAAAAGCCCGAGTGTCCTGAAGGAACCAACACCGCACCCGCAATCTTTGTCAGTCCAACGATCGTTGCCGAAAAAGCGCTGGCAAAGCCAATTGTCACATTTCAGTCATGGTCACTGGACTTAGGCGATGAATGGGAAGTGAAGCTTCGAGTCAAAACTGACGAGGATGAAGGTTATCAATTCCCGACTTCAAACTATGCCCGCATGAACGTGCAGACCTTCTGTGCCAAGGAAGCAAATAATTAA